A part of Phoenix dactylifera cultivar Barhee BC4 chromosome 2, palm_55x_up_171113_PBpolish2nd_filt_p, whole genome shotgun sequence genomic DNA contains:
- the LOC103714162 gene encoding uncharacterized protein LOC103714162 isoform X1: protein MATANSIDKKRQPSPMAAAGYFKVAIVVALVIGAGNWFYAAIQPPEPRPCGSEGGPPVTAPRIRLRDGRFLAYSETGVPKERARYKIIFCHGFGSSRLDGLRTSPELVEELGVYIVGYDRAGYAESDPNPRRSLRSEASDIAELADKLELGPRVYLVGFSLGCHAVWASIKYNPGRLAGAALLAPVINYRWPGFPKNLAEAAYNEQQLGDQWALRVSYYAPWLLHWWMKQSWLPSSTVIKGTTYLPNRLDAWIRDQSKSNGNSEKRLKLATQQGIQESFYRDMKVMFGKWEFDPMDLLQPSFPVHVWQGDEDGLVPVALQRYICGRLSWIDYHELAATGHYLSAVPGLSDTVLKTLLLLDPYSA from the exons ATGGCCACCGCCAATTCCATCGACAAGAAGCGACAACCCTCGCCAA TGGCTGCAGCGGGATATTTCAAGGTAGCGATCGTGGTGGCGCTGGTGATCGGGGCGGGGAACTGGTTCTACGCGGCGATCCAGCCACCCGAGCCGCGGCCGTGCGGATCGGAGGGGGGCCCGCCCGTGACCGCGCCCAGGATCCGGCTGAGAGATGGCCGGTTCTTGGCCTACTCGGAGACGGGCGTCCCCAAAGAGAGGGCCAGGTACAAGATCATCTTCTGCCACGGCTTTGGCAGCTCCCGGCTCGACGGTCTCCGAACCTCCCCT GAACTAGTTGAGGAGCTGGGTGTATACATAGTCGGGTATGATCGAGCTGGCTATGCCGAAAGTGATCCGAATCCAAGGCGGTCATTGAGGAGTGAGGCATCGGACATCGCAGAGCTTGCAGATAAGCTGGAGTTGGGGCCTAGAGTTTACCTGGTTGGCTTCTCACTGGGATGTCATGCCGTTTGGGCATCCATCAAGTATAATCCTGGAAG gcTGGCCGGAGCTGCACTTCTAGCACCTGTAATAAACTACAGGTGGCCCGGGTTTCCAAAGAATCTCGCGGAAGCGGCTTATAACGAGCAACAGCTGGGAGATCAGTGGGCTTTGAGGGTCTCATACTATGCGCCGTGGTTGCTCCACTGGTGGATGAAGCAGTCCTGGTTGCCTTCCTCGACGGTCATCAAAGGCACCACTTACCTACCCAACCGCTTGGATGCATGGATCCGTGATCAGTCCAAGTCAAATGGAAATTCCGAAAAG AGGTTGAAACTGGCCACTCAGCAAGGTATCCAGGAGTCGTTCTACCGGGATATGAAGGTAATGTTCGGGAAGTGGGAGTTTGATCCAATGGATCTCTTGCAGCCGTCGTTTCCGGTTCATGTTTGGCAAGGTGATGAAGACGGGCTTGTCCCGGTCGCGCTGCAGCGATACATCTGTGGCCGCCTCAGCTGGATCGACTACCACGAGCTTGCAGCAACTGGGCACTACCTCTCAGCTGTACCTGGCTTAAGTGATACTGTCCTTAAAACCCTTCTTCTGCTTGATCCGTATTCAGCATGA
- the LOC103714162 gene encoding uncharacterized protein LOC103714162 isoform X2, which yields MATANSIDKKRQPSPTGYFKVAIVVALVIGAGNWFYAAIQPPEPRPCGSEGGPPVTAPRIRLRDGRFLAYSETGVPKERARYKIIFCHGFGSSRLDGLRTSPELVEELGVYIVGYDRAGYAESDPNPRRSLRSEASDIAELADKLELGPRVYLVGFSLGCHAVWASIKYNPGRLAGAALLAPVINYRWPGFPKNLAEAAYNEQQLGDQWALRVSYYAPWLLHWWMKQSWLPSSTVIKGTTYLPNRLDAWIRDQSKSNGNSEKRLKLATQQGIQESFYRDMKVMFGKWEFDPMDLLQPSFPVHVWQGDEDGLVPVALQRYICGRLSWIDYHELAATGHYLSAVPGLSDTVLKTLLLLDPYSA from the exons ATGGCCACCGCCAATTCCATCGACAAGAAGCGACAACCCTCGCCAA CGGGATATTTCAAGGTAGCGATCGTGGTGGCGCTGGTGATCGGGGCGGGGAACTGGTTCTACGCGGCGATCCAGCCACCCGAGCCGCGGCCGTGCGGATCGGAGGGGGGCCCGCCCGTGACCGCGCCCAGGATCCGGCTGAGAGATGGCCGGTTCTTGGCCTACTCGGAGACGGGCGTCCCCAAAGAGAGGGCCAGGTACAAGATCATCTTCTGCCACGGCTTTGGCAGCTCCCGGCTCGACGGTCTCCGAACCTCCCCT GAACTAGTTGAGGAGCTGGGTGTATACATAGTCGGGTATGATCGAGCTGGCTATGCCGAAAGTGATCCGAATCCAAGGCGGTCATTGAGGAGTGAGGCATCGGACATCGCAGAGCTTGCAGATAAGCTGGAGTTGGGGCCTAGAGTTTACCTGGTTGGCTTCTCACTGGGATGTCATGCCGTTTGGGCATCCATCAAGTATAATCCTGGAAG gcTGGCCGGAGCTGCACTTCTAGCACCTGTAATAAACTACAGGTGGCCCGGGTTTCCAAAGAATCTCGCGGAAGCGGCTTATAACGAGCAACAGCTGGGAGATCAGTGGGCTTTGAGGGTCTCATACTATGCGCCGTGGTTGCTCCACTGGTGGATGAAGCAGTCCTGGTTGCCTTCCTCGACGGTCATCAAAGGCACCACTTACCTACCCAACCGCTTGGATGCATGGATCCGTGATCAGTCCAAGTCAAATGGAAATTCCGAAAAG AGGTTGAAACTGGCCACTCAGCAAGGTATCCAGGAGTCGTTCTACCGGGATATGAAGGTAATGTTCGGGAAGTGGGAGTTTGATCCAATGGATCTCTTGCAGCCGTCGTTTCCGGTTCATGTTTGGCAAGGTGATGAAGACGGGCTTGTCCCGGTCGCGCTGCAGCGATACATCTGTGGCCGCCTCAGCTGGATCGACTACCACGAGCTTGCAGCAACTGGGCACTACCTCTCAGCTGTACCTGGCTTAAGTGATACTGTCCTTAAAACCCTTCTTCTGCTTGATCCGTATTCAGCATGA